One window of the Etheostoma spectabile isolate EspeVRDwgs_2016 chromosome 16, UIUC_Espe_1.0, whole genome shotgun sequence genome contains the following:
- the LOC116704163 gene encoding proline-rich receptor-like protein kinase PERK1 has product MQAGLQVTSSTSIQILPKPGTAKNTLQPVLAQAIINPKRGMDGPLQTPQPPRTCSSPGSSGKSSWSLDARVAVLLVTLAGAVILLLLYKLLQLKHRLRSARARHALEYYSFYHTATYTLKHAASCQDPPDKNGTVPEATPPERVATPGTPTVVAPLTPPPLTSPPPLPLPPPPVLPTPPAVLAFPIPLPVFHTTPPSPHLSWGACSDADVYSRIGAFRPSRLSSLSNHSKVILFEHSSF; this is encoded by the exons ATGCAGGCTGGTCTTCAGGTAACCAGCAGCACCTCTATCCAGATCCTGCCAAAGCCTGGGACTGCAAAAAACACCCTCCAGCCCGTCCTGGCCCAGGCCATCATCAATCCTAAGCGAGGTATGGATGGACCACTCCAGACACCACAGCCACCCAGGACCTGCAGCTCACCCGGATCTTCTGGGAAGTCCAGCTGGAGCTTGGATGCCAGAGTGGCCGTGCTTCTGGTGACTCTGGCTGGAGCTGTAATCCTGCTGCTGCTCTACAAACTCCTGCAGCTAAAACACAG GCTGAGGTCGGCCAGGGCGAGGCATGCGCTGGAGTACTACAGCTTCTACCACACCGCCACCTACACACTCAAACACGCTGCGTCGTGTCAGGACCCGCCGGACAAAAACGGGACGGTCCCTGAAGCTACACCACCTGAGCGAGTCGCAACCCCGGGGACCCCAACTGTTGTCGCCCCGCTTACACCCCCACCGCTGACCTCTCCACCCCCACTGCCACTCCCCCCACCTCCTGTCCTCCCCACTCCACCTGCTGTCCTGGCCTTCCCTATACCGCTGCCTGTGTTCCACACCACCCCGCCCAGCCCTCACCTGTCGTGGGGCGCCTGCTCGGACGCGGATGTGTACTCTCGGATCGGAGCTTTCAGGCCCTCTAGACTCTCCAGTCTCTCCAACCACTCGAAAGTCATCCTTTTTGAACACTCGTCCTTCTGA